A single window of Nicotiana tomentosiformis chromosome 1, ASM39032v3, whole genome shotgun sequence DNA harbors:
- the LOC104108789 gene encoding probable carboxylesterase 2, with translation MAQNLTHLRFPLPFLIICLYISSTAGKAQNFYPFFKVDTDGTIHRYQAAKFVPSSYNPETGVQSKDVTILPEQNVSARLYLPKISGKNQKFPLLIYIHGGGFCTGSASSPMYDSYLHKLTAESNAVAVSIDYRLAPEHPIPACYDDSWAVMKWVEQGTEPWLKEHADFSRVFLAGDSAGANIAHNMMDRASEESHFLPSIVGMILVDPYFGNDKPDTLWTYLCPKTTGIYDPRFNPAAHPRLLSKLNCSKILVCTAGKDFLRDRAWTYYETLKKSGWKGEVGIKEIEGEDHVFHLYNQTSEKAKVLMKSVVDFLVYDDSSQQVNLGFKVL, from the exons ATGGCACAAAATTTGACTCATCTTCGTTTTCCTTTACCATTTCTGATTATTTGCCTATATATCAGTTCGACTGCGGGGAAAGCTCAGAACTTCTATCCCTTTTTTAAGGTTGATACTGATGGAACTATTCACAGGTATCAAGCGGCCAAGTTTGTGCCTTCATCGTACAATCCCGAAACAGGGGTCCAATCCAAAGATGTAACCATTTTGCCTGAACAGAACGTATCAGCGCGTCTTTACCTTCCCAAAATCAGTGGAAAAAACCAGAAATTTCCTCTGCTTATTTACATTCACGGGGGCGGATTTTGCACTGGGTCAGCTTCTTCTCCCATGTATGATAGCTACCTTCACAAACTAACAGCTGAGAGTAATGCAGTTGCTGTATCCATTGATTACAGATTAGCACCAGAGCACCCAATCCCAGCGTGTTATGATGATTCTTGGGCTGTAATGAAATGGGTTGAGCAAGGGACAGAGCCTTGGCTCAAAGAACATGCCGATTTTTCACGAGTTTTTCTGGCCGGTGATAGCGCTGGGGCTAATATTGCTCATAACATGATGGATCGGGCAAGTGAGGAAAGTCATTTTCTCCCTTCCATAGTTGGAATGATACTTGTTGATCCCTATTTTGGCAACGATAAGCCCGATACACTTTGGACGTATTTATGCCCAAAAACCACTGGGATTTATGATCCAAGATTCAATCCAGCAGCTCATCCTAGGTTGCTGTCGAAGTTGAATTGCTCCAAGATTTTAGTTTGTACTGCAGGCAAAGATTTTTTGAGAGACAGGGCTTGGACTTATTACGAAACGCTGAAGAAAAGTGGGTGGAAAGGTGAAGTTGGAATAAAGGAGATAGAAGGGGAGGATCATGTCTTCCATTTATATAACCAAACCTCCGAGAAAGCCAAGGTCTTGATGAAATCGGTGGTCGACTTCTTGGTTTATGATGATTCTTCGCAACAAGTGAATTTAGGATTCAAA GTACTATGA